The following are encoded in a window of Thermococcus alcaliphilus genomic DNA:
- a CDS encoding ACT domain-containing protein, whose amino-acid sequence MAEEKASITKIVRDIVSSRPAIKECLILDIVNYSALARLIVKELEEKGIKTSVGAVKMALIRIGEETKGERTFFEEKIRKVIAKTVIELQSDLTVITFKKAPFLNRIAQTFKIMENARFFQLTQGVETFTLVISSEDAEDVIKIIGNPAIVDLIEGQTAIILISPDDIIETPGFVAFVTSVLSSAGINITQVISCHKDTIFVLDRKDAPKAYQVLEELILKMRRR is encoded by the coding sequence ATGGCTGAGGAAAAAGCTAGTATCACCAAGATTGTAAGAGACATCGTATCTTCGAGGCCTGCTATCAAAGAGTGCCTAATTTTGGACATAGTAAATTACAGCGCCCTTGCAAGGCTAATCGTCAAGGAGCTTGAGGAAAAAGGGATAAAGACCTCTGTTGGAGCTGTTAAAATGGCATTAATACGAATTGGGGAAGAAACTAAGGGAGAAAGAACATTTTTTGAGGAGAAAATTAGAAAAGTGATAGCAAAAACCGTCATAGAACTGCAGTCTGACCTAACCGTGATAACCTTTAAAAAAGCACCTTTTTTGAACAGGATTGCTCAAACATTTAAAATAATGGAAAATGCCAGATTTTTCCAGCTCACTCAAGGTGTTGAGACATTCACACTGGTTATCTCAAGTGAAGATGCAGAGGACGTTATTAAAATAATTGGAAACCCCGCTATAGTAGATTTAATCGAAGGGCAAACGGCAATAATCCTAATAAGCCCGGATGATATCATTGAAACACCAGGTTTCGTGGCTTTCGTTACATCAGTTCTCTCTTCGGCTGGGATAAACATCACCCAGGTAATCTCATGCCATAAAGACACAATATTTGTGTTGGATAGAAAAGACGCTCCCAAGGCATATCAAGTTCTTGAAGAGCTGATTCTAAAGATGAGGAGAAGGTAG
- a CDS encoding argininosuccinate synthase encodes MHLRLVIYVRVVLAYSGGLDTSVILKLMQEKLNAEVITVTVDVGQKDDFEKIEEKALKLGAVKHYTIDAKEEFAKNYLTKAIKFNALYEDAYPLATALARPLIAEKIVEIAKKENADAVAHGCTGKGNDQVRFDLAVKALYPEIQIVAPVREWGLTRDWEMEYAKKNGIPVKEKIYSIDENLWGRSIEGGILEDPSEEPPEEVFEWTLSPEKSPEKPEYVTIEFEEGIPVALNGKEMGLVELIETLNLLAGKHGVGRIDHIEDRTVGIKSREVYEAPAAVTLIKAHKDLEKFVLTKWVLEFKEIVDSKWAWLVYNGLWFEPLREALDAFVDAVEKNVSGTVKLKLYNGNAIVVGRESQNALYDLDLATYEKSKYDQKRAIGFIELFGMQSVLAYSTASKHKLKDFESKKAAEKVAS; translated from the coding sequence ATTCATCTTCGCTTGGTGATTTACGTGAGAGTTGTTTTAGCGTACTCTGGAGGTTTGGATACATCGGTTATCCTTAAGCTGATGCAGGAAAAGCTGAACGCCGAGGTGATAACAGTTACAGTAGATGTTGGGCAAAAGGACGATTTCGAAAAAATTGAAGAGAAAGCCCTGAAATTGGGAGCAGTAAAGCACTATACAATCGACGCAAAGGAAGAGTTTGCCAAGAACTACCTAACTAAGGCTATCAAATTTAATGCCCTTTACGAGGACGCTTATCCACTGGCTACAGCACTTGCAAGGCCGTTAATAGCGGAAAAGATTGTTGAAATAGCTAAAAAAGAAAACGCAGATGCAGTAGCCCACGGTTGCACGGGAAAAGGAAACGATCAAGTAAGGTTTGACCTAGCGGTTAAGGCGCTTTACCCCGAAATTCAGATTGTCGCTCCTGTAAGGGAATGGGGACTAACTAGGGATTGGGAAATGGAATATGCAAAGAAAAATGGAATTCCAGTTAAAGAGAAGATTTACAGCATTGACGAAAATCTTTGGGGCAGGAGTATAGAGGGAGGAATACTGGAAGATCCATCCGAAGAGCCTCCAGAAGAAGTTTTTGAGTGGACTCTTTCACCAGAAAAGTCCCCAGAAAAGCCTGAATATGTGACTATTGAGTTCGAAGAAGGAATTCCAGTGGCATTAAACGGAAAAGAAATGGGTCTCGTTGAACTTATAGAAACTTTAAATCTCTTAGCTGGAAAACACGGTGTTGGCAGGATAGACCACATTGAGGACAGGACAGTTGGGATAAAGAGTAGGGAAGTCTATGAAGCCCCAGCTGCTGTGACCTTAATCAAGGCTCACAAAGACCTTGAAAAGTTTGTTCTTACTAAGTGGGTTCTTGAGTTCAAAGAAATAGTAGACTCCAAGTGGGCTTGGCTTGTTTACAATGGCCTCTGGTTTGAGCCTCTAAGGGAAGCACTTGATGCCTTTGTTGATGCAGTAGAGAAAAATGTTAGTGGTACTGTTAAATTGAAGCTCTACAATGGAAACGCCATTGTTGTTGGAAGGGAGTCACAAAACGCATTATATGACCTTGACTTGGCAACGTATGAGAAATCCAAATACGATCAAAAGCGTGCCATAGGGTTTATCGAGCTCTTTGGAATGCAGAGCGTTTTGGCATACAGTACAGCAAGCAAACATAAGCTAAAGGATTTTGAGAGCAAGAAGGCAGCGGAAAAAGTTGCTAGTTAG
- a CDS encoding ATPase: protein MIKAVKDDFVKSYRLHQSLEALERVRGEISEEAYERLKALVYYRLYGKEFNRDKIKEKIALAFSMGSDSTASFLILRWAGFDVVPVMVRLPQMRDVILLRAQGYGAVFVEVPNYAEVISSQIKKRAPICGKCHSMIMEAIKNYARKNGIKIVASGDLLSFGSISIYKEGDLIKLNLPAFLALDKREAISILGRKYALGFGCPLWKNATKSAPILKRFGIQRVLRELRAGAIDKEIANALIRDILKN from the coding sequence ATGATAAAAGCAGTAAAAGACGACTTTGTTAAGTCCTATCGTTTACACCAAAGCCTTGAAGCCCTCGAGCGGGTTAGGGGAGAGATTAGTGAAGAAGCTTACGAGAGATTAAAAGCCCTCGTTTATTACAGACTTTACGGAAAGGAATTTAATAGAGATAAAATCAAAGAAAAAATTGCTTTGGCTTTTTCAATGGGTAGTGACAGTACGGCATCGTTTTTAATCCTTAGGTGGGCAGGGTTCGATGTAGTTCCGGTAATGGTAAGACTCCCCCAAATGAGGGATGTAATACTCCTAAGAGCCCAGGGGTATGGGGCAGTTTTTGTTGAAGTTCCAAACTATGCCGAAGTCATAAGCTCTCAAATAAAGAAAAGGGCTCCAATCTGTGGAAAATGCCATTCAATGATAATGGAAGCGATTAAGAACTATGCGAGAAAAAATGGAATAAAAATAGTAGCCTCCGGAGATCTGCTCAGCTTTGGAAGTATTTCAATTTATAAAGAGGGAGACCTAATAAAGCTGAACCTTCCAGCCTTTTTAGCCCTCGATAAAAGGGAAGCAATAAGCATACTTGGCAGAAAATACGCATTGGGCTTTGGGTGTCCTCTGTGGAAGAACGCCACCAAAAGTGCGCCGATTTTAAAACGCTTTGGTATTCAGAGGGTATTGAGGGAGCTCAGGGCGGGAGCGATAGACAAAGAGATAGCAAATGCCCTCATCAGAGACATCCTCAAAAATTGA
- the argH gene encoding argininosuccinate lyase encodes MYRKNLLGDIDPGILSYISSMKEDKELVEEVIESLIAHVKTLLCQGVVPQEKGERILKELQSLLKNPSVLFEIEAEDIHEAIEIYLKEKLKEDEGYLALGKSRNDHVASALRLKAKKLLIEQIMSLITFREVLLEKAKAHLTTVMPAFTHLQPAQPSTFAHYLCYIEETLSTYTKALFFALEVVDASPLGAGAVGGTSVPLDRKKLAEGFFGGIVFNTINATSNRDFLGIVCSINVNLSVFLSRIAEDMVVFSTPQFNYFKFPSEHLATSSMMPQKKNPVTMEIARAWGAESIGHLVALLTILKGLPTGYNLDMQEANKHALKILKGTLTTIRIFVDLFAKIEVNNENLLRDARVFPILATDIAEKIALESGRPYREVYGEIARLVRDSKSTEEFYNKVREKYGIKVSLKEGIKKPVVGSPNPEKTKEYIGIAEKIIEDDLNKINGLLKAIEGDFE; translated from the coding sequence ATGTACAGGAAAAATCTGCTTGGCGATATAGATCCGGGTATTCTTTCCTACATCTCTTCAATGAAGGAGGATAAAGAACTGGTTGAGGAAGTTATTGAGAGCCTAATAGCTCATGTGAAGACTCTGCTCTGCCAAGGTGTCGTACCCCAAGAAAAAGGAGAGAGAATATTGAAGGAATTACAAAGCCTTCTCAAAAACCCCTCGGTGTTGTTTGAAATTGAAGCTGAGGACATCCATGAAGCTATTGAAATTTACCTTAAAGAAAAGTTGAAAGAAGATGAAGGATATTTGGCGCTGGGAAAAAGCAGAAATGACCATGTAGCTTCCGCATTAAGGCTAAAGGCGAAAAAACTTCTAATTGAACAGATAATGAGCCTGATAACTTTTAGGGAAGTACTCTTGGAAAAGGCTAAAGCCCATTTAACCACAGTAATGCCCGCGTTCACCCATCTACAACCAGCACAGCCCTCAACTTTTGCCCACTATCTCTGCTACATAGAGGAAACATTATCAACATACACGAAAGCCCTCTTCTTCGCACTTGAGGTGGTTGATGCTTCACCTCTTGGTGCAGGAGCCGTGGGGGGAACAAGCGTACCTTTGGACAGGAAAAAGCTTGCAGAAGGTTTTTTCGGGGGAATTGTCTTCAACACCATAAACGCAACGAGCAACAGGGATTTCTTGGGAATAGTATGTTCGATTAACGTGAATCTTTCAGTATTCCTTTCAAGAATAGCGGAGGATATGGTGGTCTTTTCAACACCTCAGTTTAACTACTTCAAATTCCCGAGTGAGCATTTAGCAACGAGCAGCATGATGCCTCAAAAGAAGAACCCCGTTACTATGGAGATAGCTAGGGCTTGGGGAGCTGAGAGCATAGGCCATCTCGTGGCATTGCTAACTATCTTGAAAGGTTTGCCAACAGGGTATAATTTGGACATGCAGGAAGCAAACAAGCATGCCTTAAAGATACTAAAAGGAACCCTCACCACCATCAGGATTTTTGTCGATCTTTTCGCTAAAATCGAAGTCAATAATGAGAACTTGCTGAGGGATGCTAGGGTATTTCCCATTTTAGCTACAGACATTGCCGAAAAGATTGCTTTGGAGAGTGGAAGACCGTATAGGGAAGTTTATGGAGAGATAGCAAGGCTCGTGAGGGACTCAAAAAGTACTGAGGAATTCTACAACAAGGTTCGGGAAAAATACGGCATCAAAGTAAGCTTGAAGGAGGGTATTAAAAAACCTGTTGTGGGTTCCCCAAATCCCGAGAAAACCAAAGAGTACATAGGTATTGCAGAAAAAATTATTGAAGATGATTTAAATAAGATAAATGGCTTGCTAAAAGCAATAGAGGGGGATTTTGAGTGA
- the carA gene encoding glutamine-hydrolyzing carbamoyl-phosphate synthase small subunit, with product MKAYLLLQDGTIIEGKGFGAEGVKFGEVVFTTSMVGYPESLTDPSYKGQILVMTYPLIGNYGVPSKKIKENGIPVHYESDKIQVEGYVVSKLMRPSHWASEMSLEKWLKKEGVPGIEGVDTRALVKKIRETGVMMGALAVGNYEKEELGEIMEKLRRVNYDKMNFVEEVTPKKPIIHEPKDYEKTVVVIDCGIKYGILRELLKRKFKVIRVPCTYDPIQAFEEFDAEGILLSNGPGNPSVLEGLIAKAEAIIEYSVPTLGICLGSQILALADGGEIYKLKYGHRGINKPVKDLKTRKAFVTTQNHGYAVKPDSLNEFKVWMINLDDGSVEGIYHPNKPIIATQFHPEASPGPLDSTWVFDLFSKLIKGDSHGI from the coding sequence GTGAAAGCTTACTTGCTGTTGCAGGATGGAACCATTATAGAGGGTAAAGGTTTTGGAGCTGAAGGGGTTAAGTTTGGGGAAGTTGTTTTCACGACGTCAATGGTTGGTTATCCGGAATCACTAACAGATCCATCTTACAAAGGGCAGATTCTGGTTATGACATATCCATTAATCGGAAACTATGGTGTTCCGAGCAAGAAAATCAAGGAAAACGGAATTCCGGTTCACTATGAATCTGATAAGATTCAAGTTGAAGGATACGTAGTTTCAAAGCTCATGCGGCCAAGCCATTGGGCAAGTGAAATGAGCCTTGAAAAGTGGCTTAAGAAGGAAGGAGTCCCGGGCATAGAAGGGGTGGATACAAGGGCTCTGGTAAAGAAGATTCGAGAGACGGGGGTTATGATGGGAGCCTTGGCGGTGGGTAACTACGAAAAGGAAGAACTTGGAGAGATAATGGAGAAGCTCAGGAGGGTAAATTACGATAAAATGAACTTTGTTGAGGAAGTTACTCCAAAAAAACCAATAATCCACGAACCTAAAGACTATGAAAAAACCGTTGTTGTCATTGACTGCGGGATTAAGTACGGCATACTTAGGGAGCTCTTAAAAAGGAAGTTCAAAGTTATTAGGGTGCCATGCACTTATGATCCCATCCAAGCCTTTGAAGAGTTCGATGCTGAAGGAATACTTCTAAGCAATGGTCCAGGGAATCCATCTGTTTTAGAGGGGTTAATAGCAAAAGCAGAGGCAATAATTGAATACAGCGTGCCCACACTTGGAATATGTTTAGGCAGTCAGATACTGGCCTTGGCTGATGGAGGAGAGATTTACAAGCTTAAATATGGCCATAGGGGGATTAACAAGCCCGTAAAAGATCTAAAAACTAGAAAAGCCTTTGTTACGACTCAAAACCACGGCTACGCTGTAAAGCCCGATAGCTTAAACGAATTTAAGGTGTGGATGATTAATCTAGATGACGGAAGCGTTGAGGGTATTTATCATCCCAATAAGCCTATTATTGCAACTCAGTTCCATCCAGAGGCTTCTCCTGGACCTCTGGACTCTACGTGGGTTTTCGATCTCTTCTCAAAGCTAATTAAAGGTGATTCTCATGGTATCTAA